In Paenibacillus ihbetae, the following are encoded in one genomic region:
- a CDS encoding sensor histidine kinase, with translation MRPGWRIGMFLIIAIGITLGIPGLASGASGAPASAVIKEWRILWSDAGEVPDRAPPEKEVWAEGSARIAEHPKPQSKTSAWIHMKLPDDASSSQGILIDKLHGQQVAVFAGERKIYESARTYNYELNHVLLPLHEDLSGQDLYIWLETARDHITVDGKILIGPYHELLNRFVRSNLGDIILGSAFLFIAFVMLICAVFLNNKYLAAVLSLALTILSVGILVFTYSPFLYTVFEQYGSIFTHMYDISLFVLLPSFSLFFEKIFGHGWKGMLHKLRQFQVFYSLFCFLFLIANQLAENRWFGLYYFFSVQVLGVVMILQFMLLIGSSMYFSLKGNKDAVIFNAGFAAFAVVGLGELLQFFLSRGSYNLFLWKWGAVVFIVSLIVILGRHFAKNHEQILEYSKELEMFNNELQRSEKMEIISELAASVAHEVRNPLQVTRGFLQLLMGKAKAAEREYLDLALVELDRASGIITDFLTFAKPEFGKDTVLQISDEFKHIEGILAPLAHLHGGKITVDIPEELAVRGNSSKFKQAFINIIKNSIEALQEEGLIQIRCYQKQGRVYIHVVDNGEGMGEDVLARLGEPYFSNKTKGTGLGLMVTFRIIEAMDGSIHFTSKKGVGTDAVITLPAAYE, from the coding sequence ATGAGACCTGGATGGAGAATCGGTATGTTCCTGATCATCGCAATTGGTATTACCCTCGGTATTCCGGGGTTAGCCTCCGGCGCTTCCGGTGCGCCAGCATCGGCTGTGATTAAGGAGTGGCGGATTCTATGGTCGGATGCAGGGGAAGTGCCGGATCGTGCGCCGCCTGAGAAGGAGGTCTGGGCGGAGGGCTCCGCGCGCATTGCCGAACACCCGAAGCCACAGAGCAAGACGTCGGCTTGGATTCATATGAAACTTCCGGATGACGCTTCCTCCTCGCAAGGCATACTGATAGACAAGCTTCACGGACAGCAGGTTGCGGTGTTTGCCGGCGAACGGAAAATCTATGAATCCGCAAGAACCTACAACTATGAGCTGAACCATGTTTTGCTCCCGCTGCATGAGGATTTGTCCGGCCAGGACCTGTATATATGGCTGGAAACGGCGAGAGATCATATTACGGTCGATGGAAAAATCCTGATCGGCCCCTACCACGAGCTTCTGAATCGGTTCGTCCGATCGAATCTGGGCGATATCATTTTAGGCAGCGCCTTCTTATTCATTGCCTTCGTGATGCTCATCTGTGCTGTTTTTCTGAACAATAAATACCTGGCCGCCGTCCTGTCTTTGGCCTTAACCATCTTATCCGTCGGCATCCTGGTGTTTACTTACTCCCCTTTTCTTTATACCGTGTTTGAACAATACGGCAGCATCTTTACTCACATGTATGACATTTCATTATTTGTCCTTCTGCCTTCGTTCAGCCTGTTTTTCGAAAAAATATTCGGTCATGGCTGGAAGGGGATGCTTCACAAGCTGCGCCAATTCCAAGTGTTTTACTCCCTGTTTTGTTTTCTGTTCCTGATCGCCAATCAACTGGCCGAAAACCGTTGGTTTGGGCTGTACTACTTCTTTTCCGTTCAGGTGCTCGGCGTTGTCATGATCCTGCAATTCATGCTGCTGATCGGAAGCTCAATGTATTTTTCCCTTAAAGGAAACAAGGATGCCGTCATTTTCAATGCAGGCTTTGCCGCGTTTGCCGTCGTCGGATTGGGCGAGCTGCTTCAATTTTTCCTCAGCCGTGGCAGCTATAATCTGTTTTTATGGAAATGGGGCGCTGTCGTCTTTATCGTGTCGCTCATCGTTATTCTGGGGCGCCATTTTGCCAAAAACCATGAACAGATTCTCGAATACTCCAAGGAGCTGGAGATGTTCAACAATGAGCTGCAGCGGTCTGAAAAGATGGAGATCATCAGCGAGCTTGCGGCCTCGGTAGCCCATGAAGTCCGCAACCCGCTTCAAGTAACTCGAGGATTTCTACAGCTGCTCATGGGAAAAGCCAAGGCGGCTGAACGCGAATATCTGGATCTGGCTCTGGTGGAGCTGGATCGGGCGTCGGGCATTATTACGGATTTCCTGACTTTTGCCAAGCCGGAGTTCGGCAAGGACACCGTCCTTCAGATCTCCGACGAATTCAAGCATATCGAGGGGATCCTTGCGCCCCTTGCGCATCTGCACGGCGGGAAGATCACCGTGGACATTCCCGAGGAGCTTGCGGTACGCGGCAATTCCTCCAAGTTCAAGCAGGCGTTCATAAATATTATTAAGAACAGCATTGAAGCCTTGCAGGAGGAGGGGCTGATCCAGATCCGCTGCTATCAGAAGCAGGGACGGGTTTACATACACGTCGTGGATAACGGCGAAGGAATGGGGGAGGATGTGCTGGCCCGGCTGGGGGAGCCGTATTTCTCCAACAAGACCAAGGGCACCGGACTCGGGCTTATGGTCACGTTTCGAATTATCGAGGCGATGGATGGCAGCATCCATTTTACAAGTAAAAAAGGAGTGGGGACGGATGCAGTGATCACGCTGCCTGCAGCTTACGAATAA
- a CDS encoding sensor histidine kinase, with amino-acid sequence MKDVPKYILLLLLILPLMSLWGAPAHAQAAPAVIPDWQVLWEFENREGDVNPASVRNRRQWIDAHKDAAPPSRPDGVVSSWNRFTLPKLPPGQSAVLIERVKGQDVSAFLEDLPLYEVKRNFVYMNHTLLLPVNGEDAGKTVYIWSKGTDTALGIQGDIELGEYEHMRGVFIKKDLEDFILGGSLLFIAAVMTVCCLFLPRHTVASWLALCVVIFAFGALLIAYSPFLYTFYGDLGSVWVTLFDTALFAIMPAMFFYFEKIYGPGPYRVIRYGRRFQMGYSGLCLMLLIIQLVGPHPFHDLYYLFTVKILGILIILELSLLIGITILYASKRNKDAYIFSFGFGMMALLTLGDLISFYLKGRNYEFYLWKWGVIALVVSLIVMLGRKFVRSHQQVLEYSRELELFNNELQRSEKMEIISELAASVAHEVRNPLQVTRGFMQLLSQSAKPDEKEYFALALKEMDRASGIITDFLTFAKPQVEQIVPLNVYEELKHVTGILLPLANLAGGTIELEEAEDLYITGNSSKLKQAMINIVKNGIEALDGEGTVRIWAYAQSNEVIIHIQDNGVGMDPLELTRLGEPYFSNKSKGTGLGLMVTFRIIKSMNGSIHFNSRKGAGTEAIIRFPACAPDQGSST; translated from the coding sequence ATGAAGGATGTACCTAAATACATACTCCTGCTGCTGCTGATACTGCCGCTCATGTCATTATGGGGGGCTCCCGCTCATGCGCAAGCAGCTCCCGCCGTAATCCCCGACTGGCAGGTGCTGTGGGAGTTCGAGAATCGGGAAGGGGACGTGAATCCAGCAAGCGTCAGGAACCGAAGACAATGGATTGATGCGCATAAGGATGCGGCACCCCCATCCCGGCCGGACGGGGTTGTTTCGTCATGGAACCGGTTCACGCTGCCGAAGCTGCCGCCGGGACAATCGGCTGTGCTGATCGAGCGGGTGAAAGGGCAGGATGTGTCGGCGTTCCTGGAAGATCTGCCGTTATACGAAGTGAAGCGGAATTTTGTATATATGAACCATACGCTGCTGCTGCCCGTTAACGGGGAGGATGCCGGCAAAACCGTCTATATCTGGTCAAAGGGGACGGATACCGCATTAGGAATCCAGGGCGATATCGAGCTCGGAGAATATGAACATATGCGGGGAGTATTCATCAAGAAGGATCTGGAGGATTTCATTCTTGGCGGCTCCTTATTGTTCATCGCGGCGGTTATGACCGTATGCTGCCTGTTTCTCCCAAGGCATACGGTAGCCAGCTGGCTTGCCTTGTGCGTCGTTATTTTTGCGTTCGGCGCGCTGCTCATTGCCTATTCGCCATTCCTCTACACGTTTTATGGCGATCTGGGAAGCGTATGGGTAACCCTGTTTGATACGGCATTGTTCGCTATTATGCCTGCGATGTTTTTTTACTTTGAAAAAATCTACGGTCCGGGTCCCTACCGGGTCATCCGCTATGGCCGAAGATTCCAAATGGGTTATTCCGGGCTGTGCCTGATGCTGCTTATCATTCAGCTGGTCGGCCCCCATCCGTTTCATGATCTCTATTATTTGTTTACCGTGAAGATCCTCGGCATTCTGATTATTCTGGAGCTGTCGCTGCTTATCGGAATTACGATCCTGTATGCCTCCAAACGTAATAAAGACGCTTATATTTTCTCGTTCGGATTCGGCATGATGGCCCTGCTGACGCTGGGGGACCTGATAAGCTTTTATTTGAAAGGCCGCAACTATGAATTCTATCTATGGAAATGGGGCGTTATTGCGCTCGTCGTATCGCTGATCGTCATGCTGGGGCGAAAATTCGTCAGGAGTCATCAGCAGGTGCTCGAATACTCCCGGGAGCTGGAGCTGTTCAACAATGAGCTGCAGCGCTCCGAGAAGATGGAGATTATTAGCGAATTGGCCGCGTCGGTGGCGCATGAGGTCCGTAATCCGCTGCAGGTAACGCGCGGCTTTATGCAGCTGCTCTCCCAGAGCGCCAAGCCGGATGAGAAGGAATATTTCGCTTTGGCCTTGAAGGAGATGGACCGGGCGTCTGGGATTATTACGGATTTTCTGACGTTTGCCAAGCCGCAGGTCGAACAGATCGTGCCGCTGAACGTATACGAGGAGCTAAAGCATGTTACCGGCATTCTGCTTCCGCTTGCCAACCTTGCAGGCGGTACGATCGAGCTGGAAGAAGCGGAGGACTTGTATATCACCGGTAATTCCTCCAAGCTGAAGCAGGCGATGATAAATATCGTGAAGAACGGGATTGAAGCACTCGACGGGGAAGGAACAGTCCGCATCTGGGCATATGCCCAATCGAATGAGGTCATCATCCATATCCAGGACAATGGGGTCGGGATGGATCCCCTTGAGCTGACCAGACTCGGAGAGCCGTATTTCTCCAATAAATCCAAGGGAACAGGTCTTGGTCTGATGGTTACCTTCCGGATCATCAAGTCGATGAATGGCTCCATCCACTTCAACAGCAGAAAAGGAGCCGGCACCGAAGCGATTATCCGCTTCCCCGCTTGTGCCCCGGATCAAGGAAGCTCAACATGA
- a CDS encoding NHLP leader peptide family RiPP precursor has protein sequence MTTEAIFQTQLIQKAWEDPSFKAKLVSDPKSAIKEVLGVRIPDHIEVRTLEEQPNELYLVIPPNPAGVIKSEAKERAIW, from the coding sequence ATGACAACAGAAGCCATCTTTCAAACGCAACTGATTCAAAAAGCATGGGAGGATCCTAGCTTTAAAGCAAAGCTGGTCAGCGATCCCAAATCAGCGATCAAGGAAGTTCTTGGCGTGCGAATCCCCGACCACATTGAAGTAAGAACGCTCGAAGAGCAGCCCAATGAGCTGTACCTGGTCATTCCTCCGAATCCGGCAGGCGTGATCAAGTCCGAAGCCAAGGAAAGAGCCATCTGGTAA
- a CDS encoding peptidylprolyl isomerase, translating into MLKQRMRWMPVLGIVFAVLLVLSACGNNDKETGSANGSGTASESASGSTGSTGDSANGSAAEEKNPETSETAANVPDPDASHPIVTIEMEDGGVIKAELYPEVAPNTVNNFISLIKQGFYDGTGFHRVIPGFMIQGGDPDGNGTGGPGYSIPGEFTANGFQNDLKHTTGVLSMARAEDPNSAGSQFFIMVADAPHLDQLYASFGKVIEGIDVATGIVNVETDGETPVKMPIMKKVTVDTLGKDYPEPEKQS; encoded by the coding sequence ATGCTGAAACAGAGAATGCGCTGGATGCCTGTTCTCGGTATCGTTTTTGCCGTGCTGCTGGTCCTCTCCGCATGCGGCAACAATGACAAAGAAACCGGCAGCGCAAACGGCAGCGGGACTGCCAGCGAATCCGCAAGCGGTTCTACGGGCTCGACAGGCGATTCCGCGAACGGGTCCGCAGCTGAGGAGAAAAACCCTGAAACATCCGAAACAGCTGCTAATGTACCCGATCCGGATGCCAGCCATCCGATCGTGACGATCGAAATGGAAGACGGAGGCGTGATCAAGGCAGAGCTGTATCCGGAGGTGGCGCCGAATACCGTCAACAATTTCATTTCCCTGATTAAGCAGGGCTTCTATGACGGAACCGGCTTTCATCGCGTAATTCCCGGCTTCATGATCCAGGGCGGCGATCCGGACGGGAACGGTACCGGCGGACCCGGTTACAGCATCCCCGGCGAATTTACCGCCAACGGGTTCCAGAACGACCTGAAGCATACGACGGGCGTTTTATCCATGGCCCGGGCGGAGGATCCGAACAGCGCCGGCTCTCAATTCTTCATTATGGTGGCGGATGCGCCTCATCTGGATCAGCTGTATGCGTCGTTCGGCAAGGTGATTGAAGGCATAGACGTGGCGACGGGCATCGTGAATGTAGAAACGGATGGCGAAACGCCGGTCAAAATGCCAATCATGAAAAAAGTGACGGTCGACACCCTCGGCAAGGATTATCCGGAGCCTGAGAAGCAATCATAG
- a CDS encoding AEC family transporter, which produces MIADILLEVVLPIFVLIGFGVTMQYAFKLDLYTLAKINFYYITPAAVFMSMYESEMSPQLLGTVALFYALYIAVLYGISMLVARQRKFNRGMKAAFTNSLILDNSGNYGLPINNLAFKGDPMATSVQALIMSFQSLLTFTYGVISIQGAKTNGLYKQAIIGFLKMPVPYALVLGIALHALNLPLPVFISQPLIYADQSMVAIALLTLGAQIIKYPLRLRRLDVYLSVLLRLLVAPAIGIALVLLLGLKGIPAQALIIASGMPVGVNSSILAEEYQNEPDFAAQTVLISTILNVITITGLITLAKTIA; this is translated from the coding sequence ATGATCGCCGACATTTTATTGGAAGTGGTACTCCCGATCTTCGTGCTGATCGGCTTCGGCGTAACGATGCAGTATGCATTCAAGCTGGATTTGTACACACTCGCCAAAATCAATTTTTATTACATCACGCCCGCCGCCGTGTTCATGAGCATGTACGAGTCCGAGATGTCGCCCCAGCTGCTGGGGACGGTGGCCTTGTTCTACGCCCTCTATATCGCCGTCCTGTATGGGATCAGCATGCTGGTTGCTCGGCAGCGGAAGTTCAACCGCGGCATGAAGGCCGCGTTCACCAACAGCCTTATTCTCGACAACTCCGGCAACTATGGCCTTCCGATCAACAATTTGGCCTTCAAGGGCGATCCGATGGCAACCTCGGTTCAGGCGCTGATCATGTCCTTTCAGAGTCTGCTGACGTTCACCTACGGCGTCATTTCCATTCAGGGCGCCAAGACGAACGGTCTCTATAAGCAAGCCATTATCGGATTTCTGAAAATGCCCGTCCCTTACGCGCTCGTTCTCGGGATTGCGCTGCATGCCCTGAACCTGCCGCTGCCCGTATTTATCTCGCAGCCGCTGATCTATGCCGACCAATCGATGGTCGCCATCGCCCTGCTGACGCTCGGTGCGCAAATTATCAAATACCCGCTTCGGCTGCGCCGGCTCGACGTCTATTTGAGCGTTCTGCTTCGCCTGCTCGTTGCTCCCGCCATCGGGATTGCGCTTGTCCTCCTGCTCGGACTTAAGGGAATTCCGGCACAGGCGTTGATTATCGCCTCAGGGATGCCGGTCGGGGTCAATTCGTCCATTCTCGCGGAAGAATATCAGAACGAGCCGGATTTTGCTGCACAAACGGTGCTCATCTCGACCATACTGAATGTAATTACCATTACTGGTTTGATAACTTTGGCCAAAACGATAGCCTAA
- a CDS encoding 3-ketoacyl-ACP reductase, with translation MTLKNKTALITGAGKGIGRALAIALAKEGVHVGLVARTASDLESLSALVTEQYGVKAVAAVADISVQEEAEAAFAAVSMELGSVDILINNAGIAQFGNLLEMEPEAWKRIVDVNLMGTYHMLRAALPGMIERSQGDVINISSTAGERGFATGSAYNASKFAVMGLTEAVLQEVRKHNIRVTALTPSTVNTELAVNAGLKIGDEDRMLQPEDVAELVLAALKLPQRVFVKTAGIWTTNPQ, from the coding sequence ATGACCCTGAAAAATAAAACAGCCCTGATTACCGGCGCAGGCAAAGGCATCGGCCGCGCCCTGGCTATCGCCCTCGCGAAGGAAGGCGTTCATGTCGGACTCGTAGCCCGTACCGCCTCGGATCTGGAATCCCTGAGCGCGCTGGTCACAGAGCAGTATGGCGTAAAAGCTGTCGCTGCCGTCGCCGACATTTCAGTACAAGAGGAAGCCGAAGCGGCGTTTGCAGCGGTAAGCATGGAGCTCGGCTCCGTCGACATTCTGATTAACAACGCAGGCATTGCCCAGTTCGGCAATCTGCTGGAGATGGAGCCGGAGGCATGGAAACGGATCGTGGACGTCAATCTGATGGGAACCTATCATATGCTCCGCGCCGCGCTTCCAGGCATGATCGAGCGCAGTCAGGGAGACGTCATCAACATCTCTTCCACAGCCGGAGAGCGGGGCTTTGCGACCGGCTCGGCCTATAACGCCTCCAAATTCGCCGTCATGGGCCTGACGGAGGCGGTACTGCAGGAGGTACGAAAGCATAACATCCGCGTCACCGCCCTGACGCCAAGCACCGTCAACACGGAGCTTGCGGTCAATGCCGGGCTGAAGATCGGCGATGAGGACCGTATGCTGCAGCCGGAGGATGTGGCCGAGCTTGTACTGGCCGCATTGAAGCTGCCGCAGCGCGTGTTTGTCAAAACCGCCGGCATCTGGACAACGAATCCGCAGTAA
- a CDS encoding SulP family inorganic anion transporter — MFAWIKQGFFGNTRKDILSGLTVAFALIPEAIAFSIMAGVDPMVGLYASFVIAVSISFFGGRPGMISAATGAMASLMGPLVAKHGIEYLYAATVLTGLLQWLMGALKFGRFITFVPQPVITGFVNSLAIIIFLAQLPNFVGESWPMYLMVAGTLLIIYVLPLLTKAVPSALVAIIVMTIVAVWTGAPVRTVGDMGNITQTLPFFHIPDVYISLEMIMTILPISLALAVVGMTESLLTASLVDELTETDSDKNREIRGQGISNVITGFFGGMAGCAMIGQTVINVKSGGRTRLSTFVAGVFLLFLIIVLGDVVKQIPMAALVGVMFMVSIGTFEWNALRTLHRIPLGDTVVMLATVIIVVATHNLAIGVMIGIVLSALNFGWKMARIYANPHIEANGVKVYEIRGQLFFGTAMYFIKLFDAHNDPDHVTIDFSKSHVWDQSGTDAISKIFNKYKEAGKHVTIVGLNEESKRMVERIGLASSSSH, encoded by the coding sequence TTGTTTGCATGGATTAAACAAGGCTTCTTTGGCAATACGCGTAAAGATATTTTATCAGGACTTACCGTAGCATTTGCACTTATCCCCGAGGCGATCGCCTTCTCGATCATGGCCGGCGTCGACCCGATGGTCGGCTTATATGCCTCCTTCGTCATCGCGGTCAGCATTTCGTTCTTCGGCGGCCGGCCGGGCATGATATCGGCTGCAACCGGGGCGATGGCTTCCCTGATGGGACCGCTCGTAGCCAAGCATGGGATTGAATATTTGTACGCCGCTACGGTTCTTACGGGACTTCTGCAATGGCTGATGGGGGCATTGAAATTCGGACGGTTTATTACTTTCGTTCCGCAGCCGGTCATTACCGGCTTTGTGAACTCGCTGGCCATCATTATCTTCCTGGCCCAGCTTCCGAACTTTGTCGGGGAATCCTGGCCGATGTATCTGATGGTGGCCGGGACGCTTCTGATCATCTACGTCCTGCCGCTGCTTACGAAGGCTGTTCCTTCAGCCCTTGTGGCGATCATCGTCATGACGATCGTTGCGGTATGGACCGGGGCTCCGGTGCGCACGGTCGGAGATATGGGCAACATTACGCAGACGCTTCCGTTTTTCCATATCCCCGATGTGTATATCAGCCTTGAGATGATCATGACCATACTGCCTATCTCCTTGGCGCTCGCAGTCGTGGGAATGACCGAATCGCTGCTGACGGCTTCGCTTGTGGATGAATTGACCGAGACCGACAGTGACAAGAACCGGGAGATTCGGGGACAGGGCATCTCGAATGTCATTACCGGATTTTTCGGCGGGATGGCTGGATGCGCGATGATCGGACAGACGGTCATCAACGTCAAATCCGGCGGCCGCACGCGGCTCTCAACGTTCGTTGCAGGTGTGTTCCTGCTGTTTCTGATCATCGTCCTCGGTGATGTCGTCAAGCAGATTCCGATGGCTGCCCTTGTCGGCGTGATGTTCATGGTGTCCATCGGCACCTTTGAATGGAATGCGCTCCGGACGCTGCACCGGATTCCGCTCGGGGATACGGTGGTTATGCTCGCGACGGTCATCATCGTTGTTGCAACCCATAACCTGGCCATCGGCGTCATGATCGGCATCGTGCTCAGCGCGCTGAATTTCGGCTGGAAGATGGCGAGAATTTATGCTAACCCGCATATCGAGGCCAATGGGGTCAAGGTGTATGAAATTCGGGGACAGCTGTTTTTCGGGACGGCGATGTATTTCATCAAATTGTTCGATGCTCACAACGATCCGGACCATGTGACGATCGACTTTTCCAAATCGCATGTGTGGGATCAGTCCGGAACGGACGCAATTTCCAAAATATTTAATAAGTACAAGGAAGCGGGCAAGCATGTTACCATCGTCGGCTTGAATGAGGAAAGCAAGCGGATGGTTGAAAGAATAGGGCTTGCTTCCAGTTCTTCACATTAA
- a CDS encoding class I SAM-dependent methyltransferase, protein MLKALEMIKAFRGGDESVCRTHPWLLMLVSAEERIVNLERISSIGELAHANPVLDYVERTLTILDSLPLSYWIKELLEEVLAWAETAKGGTVRERLHWTRSGVNLFLHHIGSAQLYERHVLERRGSMTPHEQMVHTLIRTHGLIGQHIRGEVALEENAPLSELVQGGQLTAEELSRLLVPLNQCIIGAVSEPLWQAVKEETAQLVVRIAEGAFEEGWSLHDRLRRLRAGSIQSGEDFESELQRIGEQVDLPSALSDLRNMTLWYVEAALQDFSLEEFVKVMLLSLRAEGEGSAEGRKGTEETGGLAIHPEMQQPIRHLSFETLMNDMYYDYKGSKKLNVYKKRMIEQYLRQADWEACLEGAVSVNPHLRHRIVRKPGLPDTVFFTFEFSKAAEKLIEFCIEAEKSPLYEKAVLLLFDLFGLRRDAYDRFHNEESYLEDMNSTGDYKQVILDYVTGTVVLDIGPGGGVLLDLMEERMPQVRPIGIDISSNVIEALEKRKRLEQRSWEVMKGDALRLKQYVEPGKVDTVIFSSILHELFSYIETDGKRFNTATVEAALRSAYEVLSPGGRIIIRDGIMTEGDAWRRIRFLEEDGMAWLARYVADFQGRTIRYEPLAANEVRMPVNDAMEFLYTYTWGAEAYVHEVQEQFGVFTPSQYAACIRKTLGPEARILVQRHYLQEGYAEALAGRIELTDDAGRVTALPDSTCLFVIEKPAEPVK, encoded by the coding sequence ATGCTGAAAGCGCTGGAGATGATCAAGGCCTTTCGCGGCGGGGACGAGTCGGTATGCAGGACGCATCCCTGGCTGCTCATGCTCGTTTCGGCTGAAGAGCGAATCGTGAACCTGGAGCGAATCTCGTCCATCGGGGAATTGGCCCATGCCAATCCTGTGCTGGATTATGTAGAAAGGACGCTAACGATCCTCGACAGCTTGCCGCTGTCCTATTGGATCAAGGAGCTGCTGGAGGAGGTGCTGGCATGGGCCGAAACCGCGAAAGGCGGTACGGTACGGGAGCGGCTCCATTGGACCCGATCCGGTGTCAATCTGTTCCTCCACCATATCGGGTCCGCCCAGCTTTACGAACGGCATGTCCTGGAGCGCCGGGGGAGCATGACGCCGCATGAACAAATGGTGCATACGCTGATCCGGACCCACGGGCTCATCGGCCAGCATATTCGGGGCGAGGTCGCCTTGGAGGAGAACGCCCCGCTGTCCGAACTGGTTCAGGGCGGGCAGCTGACGGCAGAGGAGCTGAGCCGGCTGCTGGTTCCGCTAAACCAATGCATCATCGGCGCGGTGTCCGAGCCGTTATGGCAAGCCGTAAAAGAGGAGACCGCCCAGCTGGTCGTCCGCATAGCCGAAGGCGCCTTCGAAGAGGGATGGAGCCTGCATGACCGGCTGCGCCGTCTCCGCGCGGGCTCGATCCAAAGCGGTGAAGATTTCGAGTCCGAGCTTCAGCGGATTGGGGAGCAGGTCGACCTGCCGTCCGCCTTAAGCGATTTGCGGAACATGACGCTATGGTATGTGGAAGCCGCGCTGCAGGATTTTTCTCTAGAGGAATTCGTGAAGGTGATGCTTCTGTCTCTTCGGGCCGAGGGCGAAGGTTCAGCGGAAGGCAGGAAGGGGACGGAGGAGACGGGCGGGCTTGCCATACATCCGGAGATGCAGCAGCCGATCCGTCATTTAAGCTTCGAGACGCTGATGAATGACATGTATTATGACTATAAAGGGTCGAAAAAGCTGAATGTCTATAAAAAGCGCATGATCGAGCAGTATTTGCGCCAAGCGGACTGGGAAGCCTGCCTAGAAGGAGCCGTCAGCGTGAACCCGCATCTCCGTCACCGCATCGTACGAAAGCCGGGGCTTCCGGACACCGTGTTCTTCACGTTCGAATTTTCCAAGGCGGCTGAAAAATTGATCGAATTCTGCATCGAAGCCGAGAAGTCTCCGCTATATGAGAAAGCCGTCCTGCTGCTGTTCGATCTGTTCGGCCTCCGCCGGGACGCCTACGACCGGTTTCATAACGAGGAGAGCTATCTGGAGGATATGAACAGCACGGGGGACTACAAGCAGGTCATCCTTGATTACGTCACGGGAACGGTGGTGCTGGACATCGGGCCTGGCGGCGGCGTGCTGCTTGATCTCATGGAGGAGCGGATGCCGCAGGTTCGCCCCATCGGCATCGACATTTCATCGAACGTGATCGAAGCGCTGGAGAAACGAAAGCGGCTTGAGCAAAGGTCATGGGAGGTGATGAAGGGGGATGCGCTGCGGCTCAAGCAGTACGTCGAGCCGGGCAAGGTCGATACGGTCATCTTCTCATCCATATTGCATGAGCTGTTCTCTTACATCGAAACAGACGGAAAACGATTCAATACCGCGACCGTCGAAGCGGCCCTCAGGAGCGCGTACGAGGTGCTGTCGCCGGGCGGACGCATCATTATCCGTGACGGCATTATGACCGAAGGGGACGCATGGCGGCGCATCCGTTTTCTCGAGGAGGACGGGATGGCATGGCTGGCCCGTTATGTGGCGGATTTTCAGGGAAGAACGATCCGGTATGAACCGTTGGCTGCGAATGAGGTGCGCATGCCGGTCAATGATGCGATGGAATTTTTGTATACCTATACCTGGGGGGCGGAAGCGTACGTACACGAAGTCCAGGAGCAGTTCGGCGTGTTCACGCCTTCCCAGTATGCCGCGTGCATCCGGAAGACGCTGGGCCCCGAGGCCCGTATTCTTGTGCAGCGGCATTATTTGCAGGAGGGGTATGCCGAAGCGCTGGCAGGCCGGATCGAGCTGACCGATGATGCAGGCCGGGTGACGGCCCTGCCGGACAGTACATGCCTGTTCGTTATCGAAAAGCCGGCCGAGCCGGTCAAATAG